GCGACGGCGCCTGAGGCTCCACGAAAAACAGTTAGTGATGGCTCAGGGGCTTGCCGCTCTCGGCCGGATCCGGAGCCTCAAATGCCTGGAGGACGGCGCCTGGTACAAACGCGCCTTCACCCGGGGTCAACGCCGCCGCTTTGGCGTGGCAGGAATTTTTCGGCGCAAAGCGCGCATGCGAGGGCCAGTTGACCTCTATGCGAGCCATTCGCAAAACTGGTTGGGCGGCCGCAGACGTTTCTCTGGCCACGGCAGGTTTGGGGAAAAAGTTTGGGAAGCTCTCCAGGTCGCCTTCAAACCCTATCCGGCCAGTATCTCGTGTGCACGCTTGTAAGGAAGCGGCGATCAGGCTGGCGCGCGATGCTAGTTCGATCTGACGCGGATCGAACGGATCGGCGCTTTGGTTGCTGTCTAAGTCGTCGCGACAGTCTCGAGCCCATCGAAAACAGGCCAACAATAGCTATGGCGCCCGTTCTCGATCCCCTTCGCCACAGCGAGGCGTTGCGGCGGCGCGCCTCGCCCTCGACGAATCGGGGGGACGCGGATTGCTGATCCCGAGACGTTGGCGCTGGCCGACCGCGTCGAGTATAATCGGTCTCGCCTCGACATTTCGCGCCCTACTTTGGCGAGGTCGTTGTAAACCACTCGCGGTCGGCTGCTTTGATGTCGTAAGCAGATCAATCTTGGCAATGGCGAGCGCCCGCTCAGCGAGGCGGAGATTGCCGAGAAAGTTCCACTCCAGAGCGTTGTGCGTCGTTCCGCAGGACCAGGCAAAACAGATTGAGGAGCTTGTTCTGTCGATCGTTTGAGTTTGCCGAGTTGAACGAGCTTGTCGCTGCGTTGCGGCCGTCGAGGACTATGATCACCCATCTTCGCTCGGAAGCGTAATCTGAGGGATGCCTAGGAAATGGAATTTTTTTTGACGGCCTTGGCGAGGACAGCCCGACGTGGCGAATCAGCCGGTGAAGTGCAGTAAACCCCCAGCGTCCGAACCATGACCGCTCACCTTTATGCGCAACTCGCGAAGAACTTCTCGGATGGCAGCAAGGTTGCGTTCGAGCAGCCGAACGGCGTTTTCCATACTTATGCGGACGTCGAAGCGGGGGCTGCGCGCTACGCGAACGCGCTCATCTCGTTGGATGTAGAGCCCGGCGACCGCATCGCAATTCAGGTTGAAAAATCCGTTGATGCGGTTCTCCTCAACCTGGGTTGTCTGAGGGCGGGCGCCGTGCTTCTACCGCTGAATACTGCCTATACGGCGGCAGAAGTCGGCTACTTCCTCAGCGACGCGAAGCCGCGCATCTTTGTTCACGACCCCGCGCGCCCTGAGCTCGCCGAGGCAGCAGCGATGGCGAAAGTTGCACATGTCGAGACGATGGCGGCTAATGGGATGGGCTCGCTGCCACAGCGCGCCGTGGCCGCTCCGGCCGCCTTCGCCGATGCCACGCTGGGGCCAAATGATCCCGCGGCCATTCTCTACACCTCCGGCACGACGGGGCGCTCCAAAGGCGCCGTGCTCTCCCAGGAAAACCTCGCCTCCAACGCCCGCACGCTTCTAGAATATTGGCGGTTCACGCCGGACGACGTGCTCATTCACGCCTTGCCGATCTATCACGCGCACGGCCTCTTCGTGGCGATCAATACTTTGCTCATGGCTGGCGGCAGGATGCTTTTCCTGCCGAAATTTGACGCGGAGCTGATCCTGAAACTCATGCCGGGGGCAACGAGCCTCATGGGCGTGCCGACCTTCTATACGCGGCTGCTCGCCCATTCCGGTCTCACGCGTGAGGCGACGGCGCAGATGCGCCTTTTCATCTCCGGCTCCGCTCCGTTGCTCGTGGAGACGCACCGCGCCTGGCGGGAGCGAACGGGCCACGTCATTCTCGAACGCTACGGCATGACTGAAACCGGCATGAATACGTCGAACCCTTATGACGGCGAACGCGTCGCCGGCTCGGTCGGGTTCCCACTACCGGGCGTTTCCGTTCGCATCGCCAATCCTACCACCGGCCAACGCTTGGGCGGGGGGGAGATCGGCATGATCGAGGTAAAGGGGCCGAATGTTTTTTCGGGTTATTGGCGCATGCCGGAGAGGACGAAAGCGGAATTCCGCGCCGACGGCTATTTCATCACGGGCGACCTCGGCAAAATCGACGCGCGGGGTTATGTGCACATCGTCGGGCGTGGCAAGGATCTCATCATTTCCGGTGGACTCAATGTCTATCCGAAAGAGATCGAAACCGCGATCGACGCCGTTCCAGGTGTCGTCGAAAGCGCCGTCATCGGGACGCCTCATCCCGATCTTGGCGAGGGCGTGACAGCGATCGTGGTGCGCGAAAAGGATGCGGCGGTGGACGAAATGACAATCGTCGCCGCCCTCGAAAGGACACTCGCGAAATACAAACAGCCCAAGCGCGTCCTGTTCGTCAATGAATTGCCGCGCAACACGATGGGCAAGGTGCAGAAGAACGTCCTGCGCGATGTCTACGGCGAAATTTACAAAACGACGCCGCAAGCCACGTCGCTAGAATTAGAGCCCTAACACGGACTGAGCCGAGGCTTGTAAGGTAACCTCGGTGGTGCGGGATATCTATGGCAGATCACACGCGGCAAGCCGAGAGTTCGGCTCCGATATCATCACATGCTTTGCTGGCGAAAGCGCTTTTGTCAGGATGCAGTGCATGGCTCTCGTGAGAGCGGCGATGATTGTAATGCTCGACGAAGGCGGCGATCTTCGCCTTGAGGTCTCCGGGCAGATAGTAGTTTTCGAGCAGGATGCGGTTCATGAGGGTTTGATGCCAGCGCTCGATCTTGCCTTGGATTTGTGGATGCAACGGCGCGTTGCGAATGTGCTGGATTTTATGGTCGTTGAGCCATGTCGCGAGATCGCCGGAGATGTAGGACGAGCCGTTGTCCGAGAGCAGGCGTGGGCGATGAACGACATGGATCTGGTCGAGGCCAGAAGCTTCCAGCGCCATATTCAGCGTCTGGGTCACATGCTCAGCCCTCATCGTCGTGCACAGCGACTCGCATATCCCGCCTAACGGCGCGCTCATCCCGCTCAACGGCGACTGAAATCCATATGTGGACGGCCCCCGCCTCGCAAGGGTTGGGGACAGAGTTTTGATCGGATCGTTTGCGTCCATATGTCCGGCCTGTTTGCGCGGTCGCGAATGACCGCTGGCCAAGATGGGTTCCGCGACGCGAGCTCCACACAGAGTCGCGGCATGAGACCGCCGCTGGATTCCACGGAATGTCTCGCGTCTTGGATCGATTGATCGCGCCATCTGTCGTTTTCTTGCAAGTTCCGGCCTTCCGCGAGACAAAGGCGCGGGAACGCGCCCTGGTTTCGCGAAACTTTGAGGTTATGCGGCCTGCGCCGCGGCGCCCGACGCCCGTCTGGCGTCGTAACTTTCTCCCGTCTTCATGAGTTTCCACGCGATGCGGGCGATCTTGTTGGCGAGCGCCACG
This window of the Methylocystis hirsuta genome carries:
- a CDS encoding malonate--CoA ligase, which produces MTAHLYAQLAKNFSDGSKVAFEQPNGVFHTYADVEAGAARYANALISLDVEPGDRIAIQVEKSVDAVLLNLGCLRAGAVLLPLNTAYTAAEVGYFLSDAKPRIFVHDPARPELAEAAAMAKVAHVETMAANGMGSLPQRAVAAPAAFADATLGPNDPAAILYTSGTTGRSKGAVLSQENLASNARTLLEYWRFTPDDVLIHALPIYHAHGLFVAINTLLMAGGRMLFLPKFDAELILKLMPGATSLMGVPTFYTRLLAHSGLTREATAQMRLFISGSAPLLVETHRAWRERTGHVILERYGMTETGMNTSNPYDGERVAGSVGFPLPGVSVRIANPTTGQRLGGGEIGMIEVKGPNVFSGYWRMPERTKAEFRADGYFITGDLGKIDARGYVHIVGRGKDLIISGGLNVYPKEIETAIDAVPGVVESAVIGTPHPDLGEGVTAIVVREKDAAVDEMTIVAALERTLAKYKQPKRVLFVNELPRNTMGKVQKNVLRDVYGEIYKTTPQATSLELEP